The genomic DNA AATCTCAATGTATCTTGCAATATCCTGACTCATAGTAAATCCAGATAGAATAAACTCCTTAGCTCTCTTTCTGACTCAAATTATTAAATTTAGCTGTGATATAGATATCTACAAGTAAGAGGTTGTCTGAGAAGTCTGATTTATTACAACTTAGCCCCCTAAATCCCCTAAGCTTGGGGGACTTTGATTTGTTTCCCCCAGATTTGGGGGGCTAGGGGGGCAGAACCAAGAAGTGGAAAGTTAAAAAGATAACTTTTCAGATGTCCTCTAAAGCTTTTGTATTTTTTTGCTCGGTCGGTGTGCTTAAATTATTTAGGTAAATCTGTTGTTTCTCCCGACATTCGCCAACCTTTTTTGGAAGCAACTCGATACAAATAATCGATTCTGGCTTGAGTTAGAGGATGAGTAGAAAAATATGCAGATAACTTGCCCCTGCGATCGCGATTTTTAGCTAGAATGCGTTGGAAAAAATCCAGACTAGCATCACCATGTCCGTACTTTCTGACGATCGCCGATAGAGCATAAACATCGGCAGCCGTTTCCTGTCGGCGACTGTAGTGTAAATCGGTTAGAGAACCCGTCAGTGTAACTATGTCTGCATTGCCGCTACCGATGCCCAAAACTGTTGCCATAGTTATCCCAACTAGCGATCGCCCCAAGCCTTTTAAAGGATCTTTTGCTACATGATGACCCAACTCATGTGCCAGCACAAAGGCTAATTCATTTTCTGATTCTGCCTCTGTTAGTAATGCTGTGGTAACTATAATGTGTCCTCCAGGAATAATTACTGCATTGGCATATTTGTCCTTGACGATATGGATGGATGGAGAAGGGCGATTTAAATTTGTTGTTTGCAAGTCAGTTAACAAACTTTCCAGGT from Myxosarcina sp. GI1 includes the following:
- a CDS encoding M48 family metallopeptidase; translated protein: MVYNPKEITEEVNVTAVHPLVDLAYLLATVVVFSVLVYLGLGVIATKLVTHISPELEAKIGKQLLSTVPNIASKTNPQQQQYLESLLTDLQTTNLNRPSPSIHIVKDKYANAVIIPGGHIIVTTALLTEAESENELAFVLAHELGHHVAKDPLKGLGRSLVGITMATVLGIGSGNADIVTLTGSLTDLHYSRRQETAADVYALSAIVRKYGHGDASLDFFQRILAKNRDRRGKLSAYFSTHPLTQARIDYLYRVASKKGWRMSGETTDLPK